Genomic window (Nitrosophilus kaiyonis):
ATTTTTCAAGAAGTGATAGAAGTTACGATTTGGCTTTAGTTACTATATTTGAAACAAAAGAGGATTTAGAAAAATATAGAGTCCATCCATACCATCAAGAAATAGTAAAATGGCTTAAAGCAAATGATACAAAAACAAAGGTTGTTGATTATGAAATCTA
Coding sequences:
- a CDS encoding Dabb family protein; translation: MVKHIVFMKFPDFSLAKIAKEKLLSMKGNIEFLKDIEVGIDFSRSDRSYDLALVTIFETKEDLEKYRVHPYHQEIVKWLKANDTKTKVVDYEI